The Pseudomonas azotoformans genome has a segment encoding these proteins:
- a CDS encoding LLM class flavin-dependent oxidoreductase, whose protein sequence is MSIEFIGYIGGHHASEIHPRSGPTLQPDYVETVARAHEEAGFDRALVAFHSNSPDSTLIASHAASVTQKLQFLIAHRPGFAQPTLAARQFATLDVFNGGRTAVHIITGGDDRELRADGSHIGKDERYARTDEYLSVVRQEWTREQPFDFSGTYYQVEGAHSTVKSPQQPHIPLYFGGSSKAAIEVAGKHADVYALWGETYEQVREIVTQVRAEAAKHGRTIRFSLSLRPILAETEELAWARAERILQQATELAEKNGFVRREPPNEGSRRLLAAAAQGSRLDKRLWTGIAGLLGAQGNSTSLVGTAEQVAEALVDYYDLGITTFLIRGFDPLNDAIDYGKRLIPLTRQLIAEREQAQQVA, encoded by the coding sequence ATGAGCATCGAATTCATCGGCTATATCGGCGGCCATCACGCTTCCGAGATCCACCCGCGCAGCGGCCCTACCCTGCAACCCGACTATGTGGAGACCGTGGCCCGCGCCCACGAAGAGGCTGGTTTCGACCGCGCGCTGGTGGCCTTCCACTCCAACAGCCCGGACAGCACGCTGATCGCGTCCCACGCCGCCAGCGTGACCCAAAAACTTCAATTCCTCATTGCGCACCGCCCAGGTTTCGCCCAGCCCACGTTGGCGGCACGCCAGTTCGCCACCCTGGACGTGTTCAACGGTGGACGCACGGCGGTGCACATCATCACCGGCGGCGATGATCGCGAATTGCGCGCCGACGGCAGCCACATCGGTAAAGACGAACGCTACGCCCGTACCGACGAATACCTGAGCGTGGTGCGCCAGGAATGGACCCGCGAACAGCCCTTCGATTTTTCGGGCACCTACTATCAGGTCGAAGGCGCGCATTCCACGGTGAAGTCGCCGCAACAACCGCATATCCCGCTGTATTTTGGTGGTTCGTCCAAAGCCGCGATCGAAGTGGCGGGCAAGCACGCCGATGTGTACGCGTTGTGGGGCGAAACTTACGAACAAGTGCGTGAGATCGTGACCCAGGTGCGCGCCGAAGCGGCCAAGCATGGGCGTACGATTCGTTTTAGTTTGTCGTTGCGGCCGATCCTTGCCGAGACCGAAGAACTGGCGTGGGCACGGGCTGAGCGCATCTTGCAGCAGGCCACCGAGTTGGCCGAAAAAAATGGCTTTGTGCGGCGTGAACCGCCGAATGAAGGCTCACGCCGGTTGCTCGCGGCGGCCGCGCAGGGATCGCGGCTGGATAAGCGTTTGTGGACGGGGATTGCGGGGTTGCTCGGTGCACAGGGTAACTCCACTTCGCTGGTAGGCACCGCTGAGCAAGTCGCGGAGGCGTTGGTGGATTACTACGATCTGGGGATCACCACGTTCCTGATCCGTGGGTTTGATCCATTGAATGATGCCATTGACTATGGCAAGCGCCTGATTCCTCTCACCCGCCAGTTGATCGCTGAACGCGAGCAGGCCCAGCAAGTGGCTTGA
- a CDS encoding ABC transporter permease: MSETITVNKRESAAKVVRTWRPPDALLRLISPIVLLLLWELASQVGWIPARVIAAPSQIGGTLWAMIASGELGKHLLVSLQRALFGLSIGVSIGVVAALICGLSKRGEVVLDSPMQMLRTIPSLALVPLFILWFGIGEFTKIALIVTGTTFPVYLNLFAGIRNIDPKLIEAANTLGLNRRELIWHVILPGSLPSFFVGLRYALGISWLALVFVEQINTTAGIGFLASDARDFMRTDVIVICLLIYSVLGLLIDGLIRTLERFALAWRPSFVRN, translated from the coding sequence ATGAGCGAGACGATCACCGTCAACAAACGCGAGAGCGCAGCGAAAGTGGTGCGCACCTGGCGCCCTCCCGATGCCCTGCTACGGCTGATCAGTCCTATTGTGTTGTTGCTGCTGTGGGAGCTGGCGTCGCAAGTGGGCTGGATTCCTGCACGAGTCATCGCGGCGCCCTCGCAGATTGGCGGGACGTTATGGGCGATGATCGCCTCCGGCGAGCTGGGCAAGCACCTGCTGGTGTCGTTGCAGCGAGCGTTGTTTGGTTTGAGTATCGGCGTAAGCATAGGTGTGGTCGCGGCGCTGATTTGCGGCCTGTCCAAGCGCGGCGAGGTGGTCCTCGATTCGCCAATGCAGATGCTGCGCACCATCCCGTCCCTGGCCCTGGTGCCGCTGTTTATCCTGTGGTTCGGCATCGGCGAGTTCACCAAGATCGCGCTGATCGTAACGGGCACGACCTTCCCGGTTTATCTCAACCTGTTCGCCGGTATCCGCAATATCGATCCCAAATTGATCGAGGCGGCCAACACGCTGGGCCTCAACCGGCGTGAGCTGATCTGGCATGTGATTCTGCCGGGTTCGCTGCCGTCGTTCTTCGTCGGCCTGCGCTACGCCCTGGGCATTTCCTGGCTGGCCCTGGTGTTTGTCGAACAGATCAACACCACTGCCGGTATCGGCTTCCTCGCCAGTGACGCGCGCGACTTCATGCGCACCGACGTCATCGTCATTTGCCTGTTGATCTACAGCGTGCTCGGCCTGTTGATCGACGGCCTGATCCGCACCCTCGAACGCTTCGCCCTGGCCTGGCGGCCATCCTTTGTGAGGAACTGA
- a CDS encoding ABC transporter ATP-binding protein: MSTLEAPVQLRNVVRQFGQQRVIDGLDLDIAPGEFVALLGASGSGKTTLLRSLAGLDSIDSGQLRVPKARAAVFQEPRLMPWKRAWKNVVLGLRIPDAKARAVQALTEVGLAHRLEAYPATLSGGEAQRVALARGLVREPKLLLLDEPFAALDALTRIKMHRLIIELWRKHTPAVLLVTHDVDEAILLADRVIVLADGKVAEQLTIDLPRARDTGQDGFQAIRARLLHLLGVEVGIPAARPTAVSLRRVAQG; the protein is encoded by the coding sequence ATGTCGACGCTAGAAGCTCCCGTACAACTGCGCAACGTGGTTCGCCAGTTCGGCCAGCAGCGGGTCATCGATGGCCTGGACCTGGACATCGCCCCCGGCGAATTCGTGGCCTTGCTCGGCGCCAGCGGTTCCGGCAAGACCACGTTGCTGCGCAGCCTGGCCGGCCTCGACAGTATCGACAGCGGCCAACTGCGTGTGCCCAAGGCGCGAGCGGCGGTGTTCCAGGAGCCGCGCCTGATGCCGTGGAAGCGCGCCTGGAAAAACGTGGTGCTCGGCTTGCGCATTCCCGACGCCAAGGCCCGTGCCGTGCAAGCCTTGACCGAAGTCGGCCTGGCCCATCGCCTGGAGGCCTACCCGGCCACCCTGTCCGGCGGCGAAGCCCAGCGCGTGGCCCTGGCCCGTGGCTTGGTGCGCGAGCCCAAGTTGTTGCTGTTGGATGAACCGTTCGCCGCCCTCGACGCTCTGACCCGCATCAAAATGCACCGCCTGATCATCGAGCTATGGCGCAAGCACACCCCGGCGGTGTTGTTGGTGACCCATGATGTGGACGAGGCGATCCTGTTGGCCGACCGGGTGATCGTGCTGGCGGATGGCAAGGTGGCCGAGCAACTGACGATTGATCTTCCCCGCGCACGGGACACCGGCCAGGACGGCTTCCAGGCCATCCGCGCGCGCCTGCTGCACCTGCTCGGCGTGGAAGTGGGCATACCGGCGGCTCGGCCGACAGCAGTCAGCCTGCGACGGGTGGCCCAAGGCTGA
- a CDS encoding phosphomannomutase: MNTSKLLVERIGLFPSSGNIHIEVNNSTCVVQRMQVLYSDNSLASDESCSGLSMVFADWRFKLQVSDPLSVCLCVESRGDSQLMQVKTAELLANISGTEERP; the protein is encoded by the coding sequence ATGAACACTTCAAAGTTATTGGTAGAACGTATTGGCCTGTTCCCCTCTTCGGGGAATATTCATATCGAAGTGAATAACTCGACGTGCGTCGTCCAGCGCATGCAGGTGTTGTACAGCGACAACTCGCTGGCCAGCGACGAGTCCTGTTCCGGGCTGTCCATGGTGTTTGCCGATTGGCGTTTCAAGTTGCAGGTGAGTGACCCGTTGTCGGTATGCCTGTGCGTGGAAAGTCGGGGTGATAGCCAGCTCATGCAGGTCAAGACGGCCGAGTTGCTGGCGAACATCTCCGGCACCGAGGAACGGCCATGA
- a CDS encoding low molecular weight protein-tyrosine-phosphatase, translated as MFNRILIVCVGNICRSPTAEQLLRNALASSAIEVSSAGLAALRDSPLEPTASRVLEEHGHAPGSHKARQLTSDAVSDADLVLVMERRHIEGVLSLAPQARGKVFLLGKWQSDREIMDPYRQGKSAFVHAYTLIEQATQAWARRLIS; from the coding sequence TTGTTCAATAGGATTTTGATTGTGTGCGTCGGCAATATCTGTCGAAGCCCCACGGCAGAACAATTACTGCGCAATGCACTTGCGTCCTCCGCCATTGAAGTCAGTTCGGCGGGGCTCGCGGCATTGCGTGACAGCCCGTTGGAGCCCACGGCTTCACGCGTGCTTGAAGAGCATGGTCATGCGCCAGGCTCACACAAGGCGCGGCAGCTGACCAGCGACGCGGTCAGTGATGCAGACCTCGTCCTGGTGATGGAGCGGCGGCACATCGAAGGGGTGCTCAGTCTCGCTCCGCAGGCGCGGGGCAAAGTGTTTCTGTTGGGTAAATGGCAGTCCGATCGGGAAATCATGGACCCTTATCGTCAGGGCAAGTCGGCCTTTGTTCATGCTTATACGCTGATAGAACAAGCGACACAGGCGTGGGCGCGAAGATTGATCAGTTGA
- a CDS encoding polysaccharide biosynthesis tyrosine autokinase → MQSAPAITSHNGEETDLDFMMLLGTLLDHKWLIGGISLVFMALGVTYAVLTPPVYQATALVQVEPKKSDMLGFSDVGSLLGKESPTVTEIELIRSRITIGTAVDNLNLDLEVKPKRFPLIGDFMARRFKPAQADAVASPWLGLDSYGWGGEDLKFSQFRLPADLLGQELTLTADSGNRFTLTDQDDRVLLTGQVGRFYESNGIQLRVETLQANPGMQFSVVRSPRLTSILRYQKLLDVAERGKESGIIGLALESTRPAAAIQVLNEVARIYVRQNIERTSAEAAQSLAFLKDQLPQVRKDVEQAETALNKFQIRNKTIDISLEAKAILDQIVALDASISELKMQQAEIERKFTPQHPVYRALLTQLAELTARQNELAKKVESLPTTQQELLSLTRDLKVSTEIYTQLLNKYQELDVMRAGTVGNVRLIDTADVDLRNPIRPQKALIVVIATLLGAFVAIALVLFRKALNRGVANPSELEKLGLPVYAAIPFSAIQKDMDQKLSRGGKADSTQLLALSHPTDLAIEGLRSLRTSLHFAMLEASNNRLMISGPSPQVGKTFVSANLAAVVAHSGQRVLLVDVDMRKGYLHKVFGVPADNGLSDLLAKRCELSSVIHPTAVENLHVLARGRIPPNPSELLMHANFSAFLEQVSGLYDLVILDTPPFLAVTDATIVGRQSGTNLIVARFELNSAREVELTMRRYQQNGIELKGAIFNGIEKRSSAKYGYGAYSYYHYEYKSDSV, encoded by the coding sequence ATGCAATCAGCACCTGCAATAACGTCGCACAACGGCGAAGAAACAGACCTGGATTTCATGATGTTGCTGGGCACTTTGCTGGACCATAAGTGGCTTATCGGTGGGATCAGTCTTGTCTTTATGGCGCTGGGTGTGACCTATGCCGTGTTGACACCTCCCGTCTATCAGGCGACTGCGCTGGTCCAGGTCGAGCCGAAGAAAAGCGACATGCTGGGCTTTTCGGATGTCGGCAGCCTGCTCGGCAAAGAGTCGCCCACCGTCACCGAAATCGAGCTGATCCGCTCGCGAATCACCATTGGTACCGCCGTCGACAACCTCAACCTAGACCTTGAGGTGAAGCCCAAGCGTTTTCCGTTGATCGGTGATTTCATGGCGCGCCGTTTCAAACCTGCACAGGCTGACGCTGTGGCGAGCCCATGGCTGGGTCTGGACAGCTACGGTTGGGGTGGCGAGGACCTGAAGTTCTCGCAGTTTCGGCTTCCAGCAGACCTGTTGGGCCAGGAACTGACCTTGACCGCCGACAGTGGCAACCGTTTTACCCTGACAGATCAAGACGACAGGGTTTTGCTGACGGGGCAGGTGGGGCGCTTCTACGAAAGCAATGGCATCCAGCTGCGGGTCGAGACGCTGCAAGCCAACCCTGGCATGCAATTCAGCGTGGTCCGTTCGCCACGCCTGACCAGTATTCTGCGCTATCAGAAGTTGCTTGATGTCGCGGAGCGCGGCAAGGAATCGGGCATCATCGGCCTGGCGTTGGAAAGCACACGACCGGCCGCGGCCATTCAAGTGCTCAACGAAGTGGCACGCATCTATGTGCGCCAGAATATCGAGCGCACGTCCGCTGAGGCGGCCCAGAGCCTGGCCTTCCTCAAGGATCAACTGCCCCAGGTGCGCAAGGATGTCGAACAGGCCGAGACAGCGCTGAATAAGTTTCAGATCCGCAACAAGACCATCGACATCAGCCTTGAGGCCAAGGCGATTCTTGATCAGATCGTCGCACTGGACGCCAGCATCTCGGAACTCAAGATGCAGCAGGCCGAGATCGAACGTAAGTTCACGCCCCAGCACCCGGTGTATCGGGCACTGCTGACGCAATTGGCAGAACTCACTGCACGTCAGAATGAGCTGGCCAAGAAGGTCGAGAGCCTGCCCACCACTCAGCAAGAGCTGCTGAGCCTGACCCGAGACCTCAAAGTCAGCACCGAGATCTACACGCAACTGCTGAACAAATATCAGGAACTGGACGTAATGCGTGCCGGCACAGTCGGCAACGTGCGCTTGATCGACACTGCCGATGTCGACCTGCGCAACCCGATCAGGCCGCAAAAAGCCCTGATTGTGGTGATCGCCACCCTGCTCGGTGCCTTTGTCGCGATTGCCCTGGTGTTGTTTCGCAAGGCGCTCAATCGCGGCGTTGCCAACCCCAGTGAACTGGAAAAGCTCGGCTTGCCGGTCTATGCGGCGATCCCGTTCAGCGCCATTCAGAAGGACATGGACCAGAAGCTTTCGCGTGGCGGCAAGGCTGACTCAACGCAACTGCTCGCCCTCAGTCATCCAACCGACCTGGCCATTGAAGGGCTGCGCAGCCTGCGCACCAGCCTGCATTTCGCGATGCTGGAAGCCAGCAACAACCGCCTGATGATTTCCGGGCCCAGCCCACAAGTCGGCAAGACATTCGTCTCGGCGAACCTGGCGGCGGTGGTTGCCCACTCGGGCCAGCGGGTGTTGTTGGTGGACGTGGACATGCGCAAGGGCTACTTGCACAAAGTCTTTGGTGTGCCGGCTGACAACGGTCTGTCCGATCTGCTGGCCAAGCGTTGCGAGCTCAGTTCGGTCATCCACCCCACGGCGGTGGAAAACCTGCACGTCCTGGCCCGTGGGCGCATTCCGCCGAACCCTTCGGAGCTGTTGATGCACGCCAATTTCAGCGCGTTCCTCGAACAGGTCAGTGGGCTCTACGACCTGGTGATCCTGGATACGCCGCCGTTCCTGGCCGTCACCGACGCAACCATCGTTGGACGCCAGTCCGGCACCAACCTGATCGTGGCCCGATTCGAACTGAACTCGGCGCGCGAAGTGGAGCTGACGATGCGCCGCTACCAGCAGAACGGCATCGAACTCAAAGGCGCGATCTTCAACGGCATCGAGAAGCGATCATCCGCCAAGTACGGGTATGGCGCCTACAGCTATTACCACTACGAGTACAAGTCAGACAGCGTTTGA